tttcttcccttttttaCTGTATTTTTGTGCCTTCccctattttcattttttgtctaTGTCTTGTTTACACACTGCAGCAAGTTGACACCACTGTTCTGGGGCTTTCTGATCTGGAGGCTATGAAATCTCCTTATATTGCATCGATGGGTGTTTATGTGTTCAGAACTGATGTCCTACTTAAGCTATTAAGGTGGAGCTATCCTTCTTGCAATGATTTTGGCTCCGAGATTATTCCATCAGCTGTGAAGGAGCACAACGTCCAGGTGAGATAGCTCTTTCGATAATagttatttttttcttatagttCATCTtcgaatataaatatataagcaATTCCCCAAAGTTTGGTTTGGATTTGGTAATTGAGTCACTGAGTTACGGAATGCCCTTACATGATCAGGCATATCTATTCAATGACTACTGGGAGGATATTGGAACTGTAAAGTCTTTCTTCGATGCAAACTTGGCCCTCACAGAACAGGTTGGTAATACTTGCACTGAATCGTTCCTACTTTTCGATTAGATTTTCTTTTCCCTACGTGCATATGTGGTAACGGTTACTGATTACATACTTTCTTTCGTGCAGCCTCCGAAGTTTGAATTCAATGATCCAAAGACACCTTTCTACACCTCTCCTAGATTCTTGCCACCTACAAAAGTTGAAAAATGCAGGGTATGATTGCAAGCTTAAATTACCATGTGACATTGGCTGTATTTTTCTGATCTCGTGGCCAAATGAATTTTGCAGATTATGGATGCAATTATTTCTCATGGTTGCTTCTTGCGAGAATGTAGCGTTCAACACTCCATTGTGGGTGTGCGCTCACGTCTAGAGTCCGGAGTCGAACTTAAGGTGAGCTACCCTTTCTACGCATTGGTAACAACAGGCTACCAGATTCCAATGTGTCAATCATGAAATATTTCAAGCGGCATTTAGAATGCACTTGAAAACATAAGCATGCTGGTGTTACGAGCTCTGATCACATCTGGTTATTTTAAATCGATTTTCAGGATACTATGATGATGGGTGCAGACTACTACCAAACTGAATCCGAGATTGCATCTCTGCTAGCTCAAGGAAAGGTTCCAGTTGGTGTGGGAGAGAATACCAAAATCTGGTGAAATACTCTTAGTTACAGATTTCTGTTTAGTTCTGAATAGAATTCTTGCTCTTTATGCTGATCTTTCATGCCATATCTCTTGAAGGAATTGCATAATCGACAAGAACGCCAAGATAGGAAGAAATGTGGTGATCACAAATGGCGATGTAAGTACTTTTGAAACTTGTAAGGAATCGAAAAGATCTGATCATCATTGCATTCTTTCTGATTTCAACGTTGATGAAATTGCTTTGACTTCTCAGGGAGTCCAAGAAGCAGAGAGGGCAGACGAAGGATTTTACATAAGGTCGGGAATCACTGTCGTATTGAAGAACGCGACGATTAAAGATGGAACTGTCATCTAAATCTATTGATTGGACTGCAAGGTACTTGTTCAGATCGAGCCACAGTGAATGGTACCTTGATGAACTTTGTATGTGGCTTTAACTTGATGTTGCAGCTGGAAATGCTTGCTTCTGTAAATTAACGAGTTTCTTTGATGTATGTAACTAAACATTCTAGTTACTCAATAAGATCAATAAAGCTCTTTCATTTATCTCTAACGAACTACATTGCAGTCATTGGTTATCGATACAGATTAATAAATCAAACTTAGAGAAATATATTTGGGATATATCGAAACAGATTAAGAAATAAACTCTTACTATCATCCTGCTCTCTTGGATGAACAAACCTCATCTCTAAGAGGGAAACTCAGACAGATTTAAAACATAAACCCTTTTCTCAGTTTCCTGTGTAAACCCTTTTCTCAGTTTCCTGTACCATTCACCTTATTCCCGGACCAGAACTGATCCCTTCGAATTTCCCTGGCTCGCTTCCACTTCTCGATGTTTCTAAGCCTGGCATACATCTTCCGAATCTTAATAAGCTTCTGAGATTCCTCAGCGATCAAACCAACTGTCGAGGAGCTTTCACTCAACACTACCCCGTACCCGTCTTGGAAAGAGTCCATTCCTTGAGCCAGAAGTTGCCAGAACAATCCGCCAACAGCAGGACCTCCACCCCTAGCCGAAGAGTAGATGCCCGAGTAAACTGTAGTGAAAATCCGGTCACGCTGGTTTATGGTATAACCTGACTCTTTCAAAGACCTTCCAAACTCAGCAAAGAGGACTGGCTTCTTAAGGATGTTTTGTGCATCATGGATGTGATCATTGACCCAACTGTTCAAGAAAGAGACCTGATCTTCATAACTTGACCCATTTAACCTGCACATCATTCAATATAACTCAGCTTTTCAAGCGATATTCTACTTTAAACTATACTAATTGCGGGATTCAAATGTTCAGTTTTCGGAGAAACTTGTGTTATGATCCTTACCATTGATCAGGATATGAGTGTACAGTGGCAAAATCAATGCCAGGGATCTGATTATTCGCCAAGAAATCAGTTCCGATTTGATAGTAGTTCGGATTCGTTTTCGGATTTGATGGTCCATAAAACCCTTCAAGGCCAACTTCTAGCAAGTGATTTCCATCCATGGATTTCAAGTAAGACGCCATCTCCGTTATCCAAGCCTGTCAAACAAACGCAAAGGTCAAGCATTTCCCCCAAGCTACACTAGTGCTTTTCACTCTCATTTCTCCTTACGCAATCCTCCGCTCGCCGTCAATTTAGCCAAAAACTTGGCCTCATCAATGGCTGGCCCCACTTTACTCTAGAGACTAGCTCAATAAATGAACGTGGGGTCTACCATGATATTAGTTCTTAGACaacaatatttaaaaataacatgTGCGACATGTTCTTGACAAACTGAGCTACGTAAGATTTGAAGAGATAATCTTTTCCGATACTTGGGAAAGGAGGAGTCGAATACAGAACGTCGGGTCTACAGTGTCCGTCGCTTCGGAACATAATCTTAAGAAAGACAGAAACAAATTGAAAGAAAGAGATGGTTTGATATACCTGAATGGTTTTTCCAGATGGATCTGAAGTGCATCTTGGCTCATTCATCAGCTCCCAAGCCATTATGGTTGGTTCATCTTTGTAAGCAACTCCAGTCAAAGTGTTAATCCTCGTAAGAACAGTCTATATTTAcacaaaaatcccaaaacctCCATATCAATATATTACTATTTCAACAAACGTGACTTATGACCTAATTTCAACCAACTACAAACTACAcactttttgaaaatttttatctTTGTGACAAAGACGACTTATTCTAAACTAGTGTAATCTAACAAG
Above is a window of Malus sylvestris chromosome 15, drMalSylv7.2, whole genome shotgun sequence DNA encoding:
- the LOC126603413 gene encoding mannan endo-1,4-beta-mannosidase 7-like: MKHLGVIFFGALLFIFLNHGVIAEDGFVKTRGVQLVLNGVPYYGNGFNAYWLMYMATDPSEREKVSSAFQEATKNGLTIARTWAFADGGYRALQTSPGSYDERTFQGLDFVIAEAKKNGIKVMLSLVNNYDDFGGKKQYVEWARSQGQSLSSEDDFFTNSVVKGFYKNHIKTVLTRINTLTGVAYKDEPTIMAWELMNEPRCTSDPSGKTIQAWITEMASYLKSMDGNHLLEVGLEGFYGPSNPKTNPNYYQIGTDFLANNQIPGIDFATVHSYPDQWLNGSSYEDQVSFLNSWVNDHIHDAQNILKKPVLFAEFGRSLKESGYTINQRDRIFTTVYSGIYSSARGGGPAVGGLFWQLLAQGMDSFQDGYGVVLSESSSTVGLIAEESQKLIKIRKMYARLRNIEKWKRAREIRRDQFWSGNKVNGTGN